The segment TCCTGAGGCGTCTTCCCCCTCGCCCACCGCGCCGTGCCGTTCGTCTCGGCTTCGCTGCCCGCTCCTGCACCGCCGCGCGCGCCTCAGGGCAGCGCACCAATCTCCCAGCCTGGGTGATGGTAACCGCGGCGCCTCAGAACCCTAACGATGGCGCATTCGCCGAACCACCTTTGCGTGCAGGGCATATCCACGGCAAGGCTGTTCCGCATTCCCTTCGCCCCAACAACGACAGGCACGACGGGAGGATAACCTGAGGCTTGCACATCGCAACAGCGGTGTTGACATCCTAGTAAATGGCGTTTATAATTCTGACTCAGTAAATCTCATTTACTATACGGAGGCACAACATGGCACCGCAGATCGTCGACCTCCACGCCAATCCTTCTGACGAAATAATCCATCTCGGGCCGCTCACGGTGCGTTTCTTGATCACCCGAGAAGACTCGAACGGCAGTGTCGCGGCATTTGAGCTCCTTGTCCCGGGCGCGCAGCGCCTACCGGCGCCAGCGCATAGCCACGACCGCTACGAGGAGACGATCTACGGCCTCGACGGCGTGTTGACATGGACCGTCGACGGAACACAAATCGACGTTGGCCCCGGTCAGGCATTGTGCATTCCGCGCGGCGCCATGCACCGATTCGATAACAACGGACACCGGGACGTGAAGGCGCTCTGTGTGATCACGCCAGCTGTACTGGGTCCGCAGTATTTCCGGGAGGTTGCCGAGGTGTTCAATGCACCGGCCGGTGGTTCGCCGGACCGAGCAAAGATGGCGGAGGTCATGCGCCGCCACGGCCTCACGCCGGCCCCGCCTCAAGCGTAGCGCCTGCCGACGACGGCGACCCCATCTCATTTCAAGAATGCGGCGCAAGGCGATCAGCGGCGATAGGGGTCCACTTCCCGATGCCACAGGCGGGCGTGCACAACCCCGCGGGTCGTTCCAGGCGCGGGTGCGTGCGCCGAGACGGCCGGCTGACCCTCACCGCCGAGATCTCGATCGCAGTCGTTCGGCCTCGCTGATCTCGGGCGTGACAGGCTCACCCGTCCAAACGAGAGATATGCGCATCGGCGCGCTGTTGCGCGTTCCGGCTCAGGTGATCCAGCGCCGCATCATCAAGGGGCTCAACGCCGCCGGTTTTGCGGAGCTGCGCGTGCCGCATATGGCGGTGCTGCAATATCCAGGCCCGGATGGGGTTCGCCCAGGCATTCTCGCCGGGCGCGCAGGCATGAGCAAGCAGGCCATGAACCAGTTACTCCGGAGCCTCGAAAGTCTCGGCTACATCGTCCGGTCAGATGCCCCCGACGAGGGTCGCGCGCGAATCGTCCGCTTTACCAATCGCGGACGCGCCGCGTTCTCAAAAATCTACGACATACTCGGCGATCTCGAGCGCGAATGGCGCGCTGAGCTGGGGCCAGAGCGGTTCGACCAGCTCAAAGAGTTGCTGTTCCGCGTGTGGGAGAGCCCGTTGACCCGCTCGTAGGCGAGAACGCGGCACACCTGCCCGAGGATGCCATCGACTCCTTGGAGTAGCGGACGACCATGAAATCGAACGCTTCTTGCGAGACTGGCCTGCGGCCAGCCATACTCGGATGGTCGGTGCGAAAGAGTGGGGCTATGTCGCAGCGAGCAGTGTCAGTCTCGGAGTCCCCGAGCCACGTGAGCACATCCAAGATGGCACGGCCGTTCCGCACGTCCCTCGGAACCGTTTGGAACCGAATGGACTAAGGCCCCCCGAGTTAGCGAGGGCGATCCAGAGACGTCAGGGCGCAATTGCCACACCAGATAAGGCGTTCCGGGGATAGTCAGGGATCCGAAGGACCGAAAAGATAACACGGCGTTAATCCATTCACCACCTCGCCTTGCTACGGTGCGTCGAGGCGCGCCGCCGCCGCTCGGTGTTGCGTCCGCGTGCGGCGTCGGCTGCGACGCGTTGAACACCGGAGGACACACATGTCTCGAGGCGATCTCCTGATCGTCGCCACCTCGGTCGCGCTGCTGTCGGGCTTCCCCGCGACCGCCGCGGTGTCGGCGGACCCGGACGGGATCGCGACGGCGACCCCGATCAAGCACCTCGTCGTGATCTTCGACGAGAACAACTCCTTCGACCACTACTTCGGTACGTATCCATACGCCGCCAATCCGCCAGGGGAGCCGCCGTTTGTTGCGAGGCCCGATACGCCGACCGTCGACGGGCTCACCCTGGAGCTGCGATTCCACAATCCGAACGCAGCGGCGCCGTTCCGGCTGGATCGCGCGCAGGCCAGGACGTGCGACAACGACAATCACTACAAGGACGAACAGACGGCGTACGACGGTGGTCTGCTCGATGGGTTCGTGACGCTCAGCGCCGCCGCGGCGGAGTGCACGCCCCATCTGGCGATGGGCTACTATGACGGCAATACCGTCACCGCGCTGTGGAACTACGCCCAGCACTTCGCGATGAGCGACCGGTTCTTTGCGTCCACGTTTGGTACGACCGTGATGGGCCATCTCAACCTGGTGGCCGGCCAGACTCACGGTGCGGACCCGGCGTCGATCCCCGGCGCGGTGGTCAACGGGTCGGTGATCGGGAACGTGGATCCGGCGGCCGATGACTGCGCCGCCGGCCGGACCGTGCAGATGGGCAACCGGAACATCGGCGATCTCCTAAACGCCAAGGGCGTCTCGTGGGGCTGGTTCTACGGCGGCTGGGCGCCGACCGGCAGCAGGAACGGTAAGGCGGTGTGCCGCGGCGACTACAATGCGCACTACGCGCCGTTTCAGTACTATGGGTCGACCGCGAACCCTCACCACCTGCCGCCGGCGTCGGTGACGTCGATCGGACGGACGGATCAGGCCAACCACCAATACGACGCCGCGGACTTGTGGCGCGCGGCGTCGAACGGCACGGTACCCGCGGTGATCTTTCTCAAGGCCCCGCGGATCCAGACCGGGCATCCCGAAGACTCGGACCCTCTGGCGGAGCAGCAGTTCCTGGTCGACACGATCAACCGCTTAGAGCGTCTTCCCCAGTGGCGCTCGATGGCGATCCTGATCACATACGACGACTCGGACGGATGGTACGATCACGTCATGCCGCCGATCATGAGCCGATCTCACGATCCGGCGAACGATGCGCTGCTGGGCCCGACCGGCCTGTGCGGGGCGCCCCCGGCGGGGGCGTATCCGGACCGGTGCGGGTATGGGCCGCGCCTGCCCCTTCTGGCGATCTCGCCCTTCGCCAGGCAAAACTACGTCGCGCACACGACAACCGACGTCGCGTCGATCATCCGCCTCATTGAGGACAACTGGCGCCTGGGACGGCTCGGGGACCAGTCCTTCGATGCGATCGCCGGACCGATGCTTGATCTCTTCGACTTCGGCGGCCAACGGGCGCCTGCGCTGTTTCTCGATCCCAGGACCGGAGAGCCCGTGCCCGGGCACTGCGCGAGGGCGCGGCGTTCGACGAACCGGGAACCCAGAGCTCCGGCCGGGGACGCGTCACGGCGCGTCGGTTTCGACCTCATACCACAGCGTCCGGTACTGCGGCCCGATGTCGACGATCGCGCGGCCCTGTTCGACGTGCACGGGGACCGGTTCTCTCTGCTGGCCGCGTTCGTCGAGCGCCCAGACCCGCACCCGCCCGCTGTTCGCGGTCAGGGTGACGCGCGCAGGCACGCCCTCCGCCAACACGGGAGGACCGCCCCAGTGGTTGCCGAGCGTGACCGAGACGCCGTCGGGAGGCGGCCCCGTACCCGCGGGGCGGTCCGGGTAGATCGTCCACCGCGCGTCGGTGTTCTGGGAGTACCCGAGTGCGACGACGATCATGCGCCGCGCTCGGTCCAGCGGTGCGGATCCGTCCATCGCCGTCACCGCCCACACGCCGAACCCGTGTTGGTTCGTGGCCCCCGGCTGTAGCGTGACCGGACCGAACGGAAACGTA is part of the bacterium genome and harbors:
- a CDS encoding cupin domain-containing protein, translating into MAPQIVDLHANPSDEIIHLGPLTVRFLITREDSNGSVAAFELLVPGAQRLPAPAHSHDRYEETIYGLDGVLTWTVDGTQIDVGPGQALCIPRGAMHRFDNNGHRDVKALCVITPAVLGPQYFREVAEVFNAPAGGSPDRAKMAEVMRRHGLTPAPPQA
- a CDS encoding MarR family winged helix-turn-helix transcriptional regulator, with the translated sequence MRIGALLRVPAQVIQRRIIKGLNAAGFAELRVPHMAVLQYPGPDGVRPGILAGRAGMSKQAMNQLLRSLESLGYIVRSDAPDEGRARIVRFTNRGRAAFSKIYDILGDLEREWRAELGPERFDQLKELLFRVWESPLTRS
- a CDS encoding alkaline phosphatase family protein produces the protein MSRGDLLIVATSVALLSGFPATAAVSADPDGIATATPIKHLVVIFDENNSFDHYFGTYPYAANPPGEPPFVARPDTPTVDGLTLELRFHNPNAAAPFRLDRAQARTCDNDNHYKDEQTAYDGGLLDGFVTLSAAAAECTPHLAMGYYDGNTVTALWNYAQHFAMSDRFFASTFGTTVMGHLNLVAGQTHGADPASIPGAVVNGSVIGNVDPAADDCAAGRTVQMGNRNIGDLLNAKGVSWGWFYGGWAPTGSRNGKAVCRGDYNAHYAPFQYYGSTANPHHLPPASVTSIGRTDQANHQYDAADLWRAASNGTVPAVIFLKAPRIQTGHPEDSDPLAEQQFLVDTINRLERLPQWRSMAILITYDDSDGWYDHVMPPIMSRSHDPANDALLGPTGLCGAPPAGAYPDRCGYGPRLPLLAISPFARQNYVAHTTTDVASIIRLIEDNWRLGRLGDQSFDAIAGPMLDLFDFGGQRAPALFLDPRTGEPVPGHCARARRSTNREPRAPAGDASRRVGFDLIPQRPVLRPDVDDRAALFDVHGDRFSLLAAFVERPDPHPPAVRGQGDARRHALRQHGRTAPVVAERDRDAVGRRPRTRGAVRVDRPPRVGVLGVPECDDDHAPRSVQRCGSVHRRHRPHAEPVLVRGPRL